One window of the Bombus pyrosoma isolate SC7728 linkage group LG5, ASM1482585v1, whole genome shotgun sequence genome contains the following:
- the LOC122567843 gene encoding uncharacterized protein CG4449 isoform X2, producing the protein MYLNSVAKLNALKKKPPPPQHNNQKGEDEEKKMQKNKEEIPEDSNEIRTTRKVEKQKTNQNTRGKRNTTRHRSARQRQKRNAWQIDNEADSDLEIVSIEVKPKSPENDLFVLESSTQENLHSSETENYEINIKILWRSKDIHRLNICKNENFQQIFEYFANLEQVSIDEIVITKKDVTIKQTDTPASINLSVIDILEGGIVKRDSTDAMPRKDTNNENVCTIKIQTTDKKNLTVSVKRDDDFKILLEKCAQKFDVEESKIKLYFDGELIATTDTPDSLDIEDEACFDLRLSS; encoded by the exons atgTACTTAAATTCTGTTGCAAAGTTAAATG CCTTAAAGAAAAAGCCGCCACCACCACAACATAACAACCAGAAAGGGGAGGATGAGGAGAAAAAGatgcaaaaaaataaagaaga AATTCCAGAAGACTCCAACGAAATTAGAACAAcaagaaaagtagaaaaacaaaaaacaaatcAGAATACAAGAGGTAAAAGAAACACTACTAGGCATCGATCAGCAAGACAAAGACAA aaaagaaatgcATGGCAGATTGACAATGAGGCAGATTCAGATCTAGAAATCGTTTCTATAGAAGTAAAACCAAAATCACctgaaaatgatttattcgTACTTGAAAGTAGTACACAAGAGAATTTACATTCTAGTGAGACTgagaattatgaaataaacattaaaatccTTTGGCGATCAAAGGACATACatcgtttgaatatttgtaaa AATGAAAactttcaacaaatttttgaatattttgctAATTTAGAACAAGTATCTATAgatgaaattgtaataacaaaaaaagatGTAACTATTAAACAAACTGATACACCAGCTTCCATAAATTTGTCTGTGATAGACATACTCG aGGGAGGCATTGTTAAGAGGGACAGTACAGACGCTATGCCTCGAAAAGACACGAACAACGAAAACgtttgtacaataaaaatacaaacaacaGACAAGAAAAATCTAACTGTTTCTGTTAAACGAGATGacgatttcaaaattttattagagaAATGTGCTCAAAAATTTGATGTCGAGGAATCAAAAATTAAACTGTATTTTGATGGTGAATTAATTGCGACTACAGATACACCCGATTCATTAGATATAGAAGACGAAGCTTGTTTTGATCTTCGATTGTCTTCCTAG
- the LOC122567843 gene encoding uncharacterized protein CG4449 isoform X1, whose amino-acid sequence METFQLGSSSDDDDDMYLNSVAKLNALKKKPPPPQHNNQKGEDEEKKMQKNKEEIPEDSNEIRTTRKVEKQKTNQNTRGKRNTTRHRSARQRQKRNAWQIDNEADSDLEIVSIEVKPKSPENDLFVLESSTQENLHSSETENYEINIKILWRSKDIHRLNICKNENFQQIFEYFANLEQVSIDEIVITKKDVTIKQTDTPASINLSVIDILEGGIVKRDSTDAMPRKDTNNENVCTIKIQTTDKKNLTVSVKRDDDFKILLEKCAQKFDVEESKIKLYFDGELIATTDTPDSLDIEDEACFDLRLSS is encoded by the exons ATGGAAACATTTCAATTAGGAAGTTCATctgacgatgatgatgatatgTACTTAAATTCTGTTGCAAAGTTAAATG CCTTAAAGAAAAAGCCGCCACCACCACAACATAACAACCAGAAAGGGGAGGATGAGGAGAAAAAGatgcaaaaaaataaagaaga AATTCCAGAAGACTCCAACGAAATTAGAACAAcaagaaaagtagaaaaacaaaaaacaaatcAGAATACAAGAGGTAAAAGAAACACTACTAGGCATCGATCAGCAAGACAAAGACAA aaaagaaatgcATGGCAGATTGACAATGAGGCAGATTCAGATCTAGAAATCGTTTCTATAGAAGTAAAACCAAAATCACctgaaaatgatttattcgTACTTGAAAGTAGTACACAAGAGAATTTACATTCTAGTGAGACTgagaattatgaaataaacattaaaatccTTTGGCGATCAAAGGACATACatcgtttgaatatttgtaaa AATGAAAactttcaacaaatttttgaatattttgctAATTTAGAACAAGTATCTATAgatgaaattgtaataacaaaaaaagatGTAACTATTAAACAAACTGATACACCAGCTTCCATAAATTTGTCTGTGATAGACATACTCG aGGGAGGCATTGTTAAGAGGGACAGTACAGACGCTATGCCTCGAAAAGACACGAACAACGAAAACgtttgtacaataaaaatacaaacaacaGACAAGAAAAATCTAACTGTTTCTGTTAAACGAGATGacgatttcaaaattttattagagaAATGTGCTCAAAAATTTGATGTCGAGGAATCAAAAATTAAACTGTATTTTGATGGTGAATTAATTGCGACTACAGATACACCCGATTCATTAGATATAGAAGACGAAGCTTGTTTTGATCTTCGATTGTCTTCCTAG
- the LOC122567839 gene encoding histone H4 transcription factor-like isoform X3, translating into MEECGTKRRVGFPLKREIYHLSCEWTSCKYETNHVERFVNHVATHVSDLNTRTNEKEISVYICQWTGCLYESDDPDEICRHVNYHAYHTKLKCIGSNVRTRIKLPKCRRDPEWKNVVDLPAPLLCRWEECLKHFRNYQLYLYHVAVHIEEGPRGNKIEGGVKCKWTGCGSLYPNLYKLRNHIRHHTKEKIVACPDCGATFASNTKFHIHCKRQIPIDVQGFQCSHCNKFYPTEGILRDHMRMHVFNYKCTLCDMSCDSPANLAKHVRYRHVSTRSFPCQLCNHAAKSQQDLDTHMTVHTKGPNFSCHFEGCQYKCKGAYTLDRHIERVHTMQVRWYCCHECPVKYRKSYRLTRHLIETHQLQLPSGHTRFQYSHDEDGCYRLQMFRYEAVEEETNPSINHLKLQNKKFKIKLNKDASVPQIQVFEDLDENEEENEDNEVQEMSGEKNDEGKSMPVISNILITIDETDAEGNIIRSRVVEAQETMELPPTEGSPLILT; encoded by the exons ATGGAAG AATGTGGAACAAAAAGAAGAGTTGGTTTCCCGctgaaacgtgaaatttatcaTCTATCCTGTGAATGGACCAGCTGTAAATATGAAACCAATCACGTTGAGAGATTCGTAAATCACGTGGCCACACACGTGTCTGATTTAAATACGCGGACCAATGAGAAAGAAATCAGTGTTTACATATGCCAATGGACTGGCTGTTTGTATGAGAGTGATGATCCCGATGAGATCTGTAGGCATGTTAATTATCATGCCTATCATACTAAATTGAAATGTATCGGATCAAATGTTCGCACCAGAATTAAATTACCT aaatgtCGTAGAGATCCCGaatggaaaaatgttgtgGATCTTCCAGCGCCACTTCTTTGCCGTTGGGAAGAATGTCTGAAACACTTCAGAAATTATCAGTTATATTTGTATCATGTGGCTGTTCACATTGAGGAAGGTCCTAGaggtaataaaattgaaggaGGTGTAAAATGTAAGTGGACAGGTTGTGGCAGCTTATATCCcaatttgtacaaattgaGGAATCATATCAGGCAtcatacaaaagaaaagatcgtTGCTTGTCCTGATTGTGGTGCTACTTTTGCTTCCAATACAAAATTCCATATACATTGCAAACGGCAAATTCCAATTGATg tTCAGGGATTCCAGTGCTCCCATTGTAATAAGTTTTATCCAACTGAAGGAATTTTGAGAGATCATATGCGAATGCatgttttcaattataaatgcACTCTTTGTGACATGAGTTGTGACTCACCAGCCAATTTAGCCAAACATGTTAGATATCGGCATGTATCTACTAGGAGTTTCCCTTGTCAGCTCTGCAATCATGCTGCCAAATCTCAACAGGATCTAGATACACACATGACAGTTCACACAAAAGGACCTAACTTTTCGTGTCATTTTGAAGGATGCCAATATAAATGCAAGGGCGCATATACTCTTGATAG gcACATCGAACGAGTTCACACTATGCAGGTGCGATGGTATTGCTGTCATGAATGTCCAgtaaaatataggaaaagCTATAGACTAACGAGACATTTAATTGAGACACATCAGTTGCAATTGCCTAGTGGTCATACACGATTCCAATACAGTCACGATGAAGATGGATGTTACAGATTACAAATGTTCAGATATGAAGCTgttgaagaagaaacaaatccTTCTATTAACCAcctaaaattgcaaaataaaaaatttaaaatcaaattaaataaagatgCCAGTGTGCCTCAAATTCAG GTTTTTGAAGATTTGGATGAAAATGAAGAGGAAAATGAAGATAACGAAGTACAAGAAATGTCAGGAGAGAAAAATGACGAAGGAAAATCTATGCCGGTGATATCGAATATTCTGATAACGATCGATGAAACTGATGCCGAgggaaatataattagaagTAGAGTTGTGGAAGCGCAAGAAACTATGGAATTGCCACCCACCGAAGGATCaccattaattttaacataa
- the LOC122567839 gene encoding histone H4 transcription factor-like isoform X2: protein MEDEPQCKRRHTDDDDSYNTDSEFDSVSECGTKRRVGFPLKREIYHLSCEWTSCKYETNHVERFVNHVATHVSDLNTRTNEKEISVYICQWTGCLYESDDPDEICRHVNYHAYHTKLKCIGSNVRTRIKLPKCRRDPEWKNVVDLPAPLLCRWEECLKHFRNYQLYLYHVAVHIEEGPRGNKIEGGVKCKWTGCGSLYPNLYKLRNHIRHHTKEKIVACPDCGATFASNTKFHIHCKRQIPIDVQGFQCSHCNKFYPTEGILRDHMRMHVFNYKCTLCDMSCDSPANLAKHVRYRHVSTRSFPCQLCNHAAKSQQDLDTHMTVHTKGPNFSCHFEGCQYKCKGAYTLDRHIERVHTMQVRWYCCHECPVKYRKSYRLTRHLIETHQLQLPSGHTRFQYSHDEDGCYRLQMFRYEAVEEETNPSINHLKLQNKKFKIKLNKDASVPQIQVFEDLDENEEENEDNEVQEMSGEKNDEGKSMPVISNILITIDETDAEGNIIRSRVVEAQETMELPPTEGSPLILT from the exons ATGGAAG ATGAACCGCAATGTAAGAGAAGACATACAGACGACGATGATAGTTACAATACTGATTCCGAGTTTGATTCCGTATCAGAATGTGGAACAAAAAGAAGAGTTGGTTTCCCGctgaaacgtgaaatttatcaTCTATCCTGTGAATGGACCAGCTGTAAATATGAAACCAATCACGTTGAGAGATTCGTAAATCACGTGGCCACACACGTGTCTGATTTAAATACGCGGACCAATGAGAAAGAAATCAGTGTTTACATATGCCAATGGACTGGCTGTTTGTATGAGAGTGATGATCCCGATGAGATCTGTAGGCATGTTAATTATCATGCCTATCATACTAAATTGAAATGTATCGGATCAAATGTTCGCACCAGAATTAAATTACCT aaatgtCGTAGAGATCCCGaatggaaaaatgttgtgGATCTTCCAGCGCCACTTCTTTGCCGTTGGGAAGAATGTCTGAAACACTTCAGAAATTATCAGTTATATTTGTATCATGTGGCTGTTCACATTGAGGAAGGTCCTAGaggtaataaaattgaaggaGGTGTAAAATGTAAGTGGACAGGTTGTGGCAGCTTATATCCcaatttgtacaaattgaGGAATCATATCAGGCAtcatacaaaagaaaagatcgtTGCTTGTCCTGATTGTGGTGCTACTTTTGCTTCCAATACAAAATTCCATATACATTGCAAACGGCAAATTCCAATTGATg tTCAGGGATTCCAGTGCTCCCATTGTAATAAGTTTTATCCAACTGAAGGAATTTTGAGAGATCATATGCGAATGCatgttttcaattataaatgcACTCTTTGTGACATGAGTTGTGACTCACCAGCCAATTTAGCCAAACATGTTAGATATCGGCATGTATCTACTAGGAGTTTCCCTTGTCAGCTCTGCAATCATGCTGCCAAATCTCAACAGGATCTAGATACACACATGACAGTTCACACAAAAGGACCTAACTTTTCGTGTCATTTTGAAGGATGCCAATATAAATGCAAGGGCGCATATACTCTTGATAG gcACATCGAACGAGTTCACACTATGCAGGTGCGATGGTATTGCTGTCATGAATGTCCAgtaaaatataggaaaagCTATAGACTAACGAGACATTTAATTGAGACACATCAGTTGCAATTGCCTAGTGGTCATACACGATTCCAATACAGTCACGATGAAGATGGATGTTACAGATTACAAATGTTCAGATATGAAGCTgttgaagaagaaacaaatccTTCTATTAACCAcctaaaattgcaaaataaaaaatttaaaatcaaattaaataaagatgCCAGTGTGCCTCAAATTCAG GTTTTTGAAGATTTGGATGAAAATGAAGAGGAAAATGAAGATAACGAAGTACAAGAAATGTCAGGAGAGAAAAATGACGAAGGAAAATCTATGCCGGTGATATCGAATATTCTGATAACGATCGATGAAACTGATGCCGAgggaaatataattagaagTAGAGTTGTGGAAGCGCAAGAAACTATGGAATTGCCACCCACCGAAGGATCaccattaattttaacataa
- the LOC122567839 gene encoding histone H4 transcription factor-like isoform X1 — protein MAEFGKKLITSKDVQKWCNDWVELQKNFTYTDEPQCKRRHTDDDDSYNTDSEFDSVSECGTKRRVGFPLKREIYHLSCEWTSCKYETNHVERFVNHVATHVSDLNTRTNEKEISVYICQWTGCLYESDDPDEICRHVNYHAYHTKLKCIGSNVRTRIKLPKCRRDPEWKNVVDLPAPLLCRWEECLKHFRNYQLYLYHVAVHIEEGPRGNKIEGGVKCKWTGCGSLYPNLYKLRNHIRHHTKEKIVACPDCGATFASNTKFHIHCKRQIPIDVQGFQCSHCNKFYPTEGILRDHMRMHVFNYKCTLCDMSCDSPANLAKHVRYRHVSTRSFPCQLCNHAAKSQQDLDTHMTVHTKGPNFSCHFEGCQYKCKGAYTLDRHIERVHTMQVRWYCCHECPVKYRKSYRLTRHLIETHQLQLPSGHTRFQYSHDEDGCYRLQMFRYEAVEEETNPSINHLKLQNKKFKIKLNKDASVPQIQVFEDLDENEEENEDNEVQEMSGEKNDEGKSMPVISNILITIDETDAEGNIIRSRVVEAQETMELPPTEGSPLILT, from the exons ATGGCAGAATTTGGAAAGAAACTAATCACTAGTAAAGATGTACAGAAATGGTGTAATGATTGGGTAGAATTgcaaaaaaattttacatatacagATGAACCGCAATGTAAGAGAAGACATACAGACGACGATGATAGTTACAATACTGATTCCGAGTTTGATTCCGTATCAGAATGTGGAACAAAAAGAAGAGTTGGTTTCCCGctgaaacgtgaaatttatcaTCTATCCTGTGAATGGACCAGCTGTAAATATGAAACCAATCACGTTGAGAGATTCGTAAATCACGTGGCCACACACGTGTCTGATTTAAATACGCGGACCAATGAGAAAGAAATCAGTGTTTACATATGCCAATGGACTGGCTGTTTGTATGAGAGTGATGATCCCGATGAGATCTGTAGGCATGTTAATTATCATGCCTATCATACTAAATTGAAATGTATCGGATCAAATGTTCGCACCAGAATTAAATTACCT aaatgtCGTAGAGATCCCGaatggaaaaatgttgtgGATCTTCCAGCGCCACTTCTTTGCCGTTGGGAAGAATGTCTGAAACACTTCAGAAATTATCAGTTATATTTGTATCATGTGGCTGTTCACATTGAGGAAGGTCCTAGaggtaataaaattgaaggaGGTGTAAAATGTAAGTGGACAGGTTGTGGCAGCTTATATCCcaatttgtacaaattgaGGAATCATATCAGGCAtcatacaaaagaaaagatcgtTGCTTGTCCTGATTGTGGTGCTACTTTTGCTTCCAATACAAAATTCCATATACATTGCAAACGGCAAATTCCAATTGATg tTCAGGGATTCCAGTGCTCCCATTGTAATAAGTTTTATCCAACTGAAGGAATTTTGAGAGATCATATGCGAATGCatgttttcaattataaatgcACTCTTTGTGACATGAGTTGTGACTCACCAGCCAATTTAGCCAAACATGTTAGATATCGGCATGTATCTACTAGGAGTTTCCCTTGTCAGCTCTGCAATCATGCTGCCAAATCTCAACAGGATCTAGATACACACATGACAGTTCACACAAAAGGACCTAACTTTTCGTGTCATTTTGAAGGATGCCAATATAAATGCAAGGGCGCATATACTCTTGATAG gcACATCGAACGAGTTCACACTATGCAGGTGCGATGGTATTGCTGTCATGAATGTCCAgtaaaatataggaaaagCTATAGACTAACGAGACATTTAATTGAGACACATCAGTTGCAATTGCCTAGTGGTCATACACGATTCCAATACAGTCACGATGAAGATGGATGTTACAGATTACAAATGTTCAGATATGAAGCTgttgaagaagaaacaaatccTTCTATTAACCAcctaaaattgcaaaataaaaaatttaaaatcaaattaaataaagatgCCAGTGTGCCTCAAATTCAG GTTTTTGAAGATTTGGATGAAAATGAAGAGGAAAATGAAGATAACGAAGTACAAGAAATGTCAGGAGAGAAAAATGACGAAGGAAAATCTATGCCGGTGATATCGAATATTCTGATAACGATCGATGAAACTGATGCCGAgggaaatataattagaagTAGAGTTGTGGAAGCGCAAGAAACTATGGAATTGCCACCCACCGAAGGATCaccattaattttaacataa
- the LOC122567843 gene encoding uncharacterized protein CG4449 isoform X4: MKIPEDSNEIRTTRKVEKQKTNQNTRGKRNTTRHRSARQRQKRNAWQIDNEADSDLEIVSIEVKPKSPENDLFVLESSTQENLHSSETENYEINIKILWRSKDIHRLNICKNENFQQIFEYFANLEQVSIDEIVITKKDVTIKQTDTPASINLSVIDILEGGIVKRDSTDAMPRKDTNNENVCTIKIQTTDKKNLTVSVKRDDDFKILLEKCAQKFDVEESKIKLYFDGELIATTDTPDSLDIEDEACFDLRLSS, encoded by the exons ATGAA AATTCCAGAAGACTCCAACGAAATTAGAACAAcaagaaaagtagaaaaacaaaaaacaaatcAGAATACAAGAGGTAAAAGAAACACTACTAGGCATCGATCAGCAAGACAAAGACAA aaaagaaatgcATGGCAGATTGACAATGAGGCAGATTCAGATCTAGAAATCGTTTCTATAGAAGTAAAACCAAAATCACctgaaaatgatttattcgTACTTGAAAGTAGTACACAAGAGAATTTACATTCTAGTGAGACTgagaattatgaaataaacattaaaatccTTTGGCGATCAAAGGACATACatcgtttgaatatttgtaaa AATGAAAactttcaacaaatttttgaatattttgctAATTTAGAACAAGTATCTATAgatgaaattgtaataacaaaaaaagatGTAACTATTAAACAAACTGATACACCAGCTTCCATAAATTTGTCTGTGATAGACATACTCG aGGGAGGCATTGTTAAGAGGGACAGTACAGACGCTATGCCTCGAAAAGACACGAACAACGAAAACgtttgtacaataaaaatacaaacaacaGACAAGAAAAATCTAACTGTTTCTGTTAAACGAGATGacgatttcaaaattttattagagaAATGTGCTCAAAAATTTGATGTCGAGGAATCAAAAATTAAACTGTATTTTGATGGTGAATTAATTGCGACTACAGATACACCCGATTCATTAGATATAGAAGACGAAGCTTGTTTTGATCTTCGATTGTCTTCCTAG
- the LOC122567843 gene encoding uncharacterized protein CG4449 isoform X3: MQKNKEEIPEDSNEIRTTRKVEKQKTNQNTRGKRNTTRHRSARQRQKRNAWQIDNEADSDLEIVSIEVKPKSPENDLFVLESSTQENLHSSETENYEINIKILWRSKDIHRLNICKNENFQQIFEYFANLEQVSIDEIVITKKDVTIKQTDTPASINLSVIDILEGGIVKRDSTDAMPRKDTNNENVCTIKIQTTDKKNLTVSVKRDDDFKILLEKCAQKFDVEESKIKLYFDGELIATTDTPDSLDIEDEACFDLRLSS, from the exons atgcaaaaaaataaagaaga AATTCCAGAAGACTCCAACGAAATTAGAACAAcaagaaaagtagaaaaacaaaaaacaaatcAGAATACAAGAGGTAAAAGAAACACTACTAGGCATCGATCAGCAAGACAAAGACAA aaaagaaatgcATGGCAGATTGACAATGAGGCAGATTCAGATCTAGAAATCGTTTCTATAGAAGTAAAACCAAAATCACctgaaaatgatttattcgTACTTGAAAGTAGTACACAAGAGAATTTACATTCTAGTGAGACTgagaattatgaaataaacattaaaatccTTTGGCGATCAAAGGACATACatcgtttgaatatttgtaaa AATGAAAactttcaacaaatttttgaatattttgctAATTTAGAACAAGTATCTATAgatgaaattgtaataacaaaaaaagatGTAACTATTAAACAAACTGATACACCAGCTTCCATAAATTTGTCTGTGATAGACATACTCG aGGGAGGCATTGTTAAGAGGGACAGTACAGACGCTATGCCTCGAAAAGACACGAACAACGAAAACgtttgtacaataaaaatacaaacaacaGACAAGAAAAATCTAACTGTTTCTGTTAAACGAGATGacgatttcaaaattttattagagaAATGTGCTCAAAAATTTGATGTCGAGGAATCAAAAATTAAACTGTATTTTGATGGTGAATTAATTGCGACTACAGATACACCCGATTCATTAGATATAGAAGACGAAGCTTGTTTTGATCTTCGATTGTCTTCCTAG